The proteins below are encoded in one region of Penaeus monodon isolate SGIC_2016 chromosome 32, NSTDA_Pmon_1, whole genome shotgun sequence:
- the LOC119593756 gene encoding cuticle protein AM1199-like: MIITMNTFAVLVCLAAVAAASPQFRAPTRQTFQDERQVAILRDDRQDSGDGNFNYNFEAENGISVSGSGAPGSEGQSNMQGSYRFTLPDGTIAEVRYVADEFGFRAESPLIPTDHPLPAHAIEQIRVAEEQRRRGITF, encoded by the exons atgatcatcaccatgaACACCTTT GCTGTCCTCGTCTGCCTCGCCGCCGTCGCCGCTGCCTCCCCGCAGTTCAGGGCTCCGACTCGACAGACCTTCCAGGACGAGCGTCAGGTGGCCATCTTGAGGGACGACCGCCAGGATTCCGGCGACGGCAACTTCAACTACAACTTCGAGGCAGAAAACGGAATCAGCGTTTCTGGTTCGGGAGCTCCGGGATCTGAGGGCCAAAGCAACATGCAAGGCAGCTACAG ATTCACCCTTCCCGACGGAACTATAGCCGAAGTGAGATACGTCGCCGACGAGTTCGGATTCCGCGCCGaatcccccctcatccccaccgaCCACCCACTCCCCGCCCACGCCATCGAGCAGATCCGAGTTGCTGAGGAACAACGGCGTCGCGGAATCACCTTCTAA
- the LOC119593755 gene encoding cuticle protein AM1199-like: MIIAMNTFAVLVCLAAVAAASPQFRAPTRQTFQDERQVAILRDDRQDSGDGNFNYNFEAENGISVSGSGAPGSEGQSNMQGSYRFTLPDGTIAEVRYVADEFGFRAESPLIPTPHPLPAHAIEQIRVAEEQRRRGITF; the protein is encoded by the exons ATGATCATCGCCATGAACACCTTT GCTGTCCTCGTCTGCCTCGCCGCCGTCGCCGCTGCCTCCCCGCAGTTCAGGGCTCCGACTCGACAGACCTTCCAGGACGAGCGTCAGGTGGCCATCTTGAGGGACGACCGCCAGGATTCCGGCGACGGCAACTTCAACTACAATTTCGAGGCCGAAAACGGAATCAGCGTTTCTGGTTCGGGAGCTCCGGGATCTGAGGGCCAGAGCAACATGCAAGGCAGCTACAG ATTCACCCTTCCCGACGGAACTATCGCTGAAGTGAGATACGTCGCCGACGAGTTCGGATTCCGCGCCGAATCCCCCCTcattcccaccccccaccccctccccgcccacgccaTCGAGCAGATCCGAGTTGCTGAGGAACAACGGCGTCGCGGAATCACCTTCTAA
- the LOC119593624 gene encoding cuticle protein AM1159-like, whose translation MIITMNTFAVLVCLAAVAAASPQFRAPTRQTFQDERQVAILRDDRQDSGDGNFNYNFETENGISVSGSGAPGSEGQSNMQGSYRFTLPDGTIAEVRYVADEFGFRAENQLKSSVINEDEEVNYITAFKLLGANK comes from the exons atgatcatcaccatgaACACATTT GCTGTCCTCGTCTGCCTCGCCGCCGTCGCCGCTGCCTCCCCGCAGTTCAGGGCTCCGACTCGACAGACCTTCCAGGACGAGCGTCAGGTGGCCATCTTGAGGGACGACCGCCAGGATTCCGGCGACGGCAACTTCAACTACAACTTTGAGACCGAAAACGGAATCAGCGTTTCTGGTTCGGGAGCTCCGGGATCTGAGGGCCAGAGCAACATGCAAGGCAGCTACAG ATTCACCCTCCCCGACGGAACCATCGCCGAAGTGAGATACGTCGCCGACGAGTTCGGATTCCGTGCCGA AAATCAACTGAAATCCTCTGTTATTAATGAAGATGAGGAGGTAAATTATATTACAGCATTCAAGTTACTAGGGGCAAACAAGTGA
- the LOC119593752 gene encoding cuticle protein AM1159-like, with amino-acid sequence MWYIKVFSASQQSIFPSITNMNTLAVFVCLAAVAAASPQFRNQPRQTFQDERQVAILRDDRQDSGDGNFNYNFEAENGISVSASGTPGSEGQSNMQGSYRFTLPDGTVAEVRYVADEFGFRAEXXXXXXXXXXXXXAIEQIRFAEEQRARGVTF; translated from the exons ATGTGGTATATAAAGGTCTTCTCAGCATCACAGCAGAGTATCTTTCCCAGCATCACCAACATGAACACTTTG GCTGTCTTCGTCTGCCTCGCCGCCGTGGCCGCGGCCTCCCCGCAGTTCAGGAATCAGCCCCGCCAGACCTTCCAGGACGAGCGTCAGGTGGCCATCTTGAGGGACGACCGCCAGGATTCCGGCGACGGCAACTTCAACTACAACTTCGAGGCCGAAAACGGAATCAGCGTCTCTGCCTCAGGAACCCCAGGCTCCGAGGGTCAGAGCAACATGCAAGGCAGCTACAG ATTCACCCTCCCCGACGGAACCGTCGCCGAAGTGAGATACGTCGCCGACGAGTTCGGATTCCGCGCCGAGTNNNNNNNNNNNNNNNNNNNNNNNNNNNNNNNNNNNNACGCCATCGAGCAGATCCGATTTGCCGAAGAACAGCGCGCCCGTGGTGTCACCTTCTAA
- the LOC119593299 gene encoding cuticle protein AM1199-like yields MKFAVLVCLAAVAAASPQFRNQPRQTFQDERQVAILRDDRQDSGDGNFNYNFETENGISVSASGTPGSEGQSNMQGSYRFTLPDGTIAEVRYVADEFGFRAESPLIPTPHPLPAHAIEQIRFAEEQRARGITF; encoded by the exons ATGAAATTC GCCGTGCTCGTCTGCCTCGCCGCCGTGGCCGCGGCCTCCCCGCAGTTCAGGAATCAGCCCCGCCAGACCTTCCAGGACGAGCGTCAGGTGGCCATCTTGAGGGACGACCGCCAGGATTCCGGCGACGGCAACTTCAACTACAACTTCGAGACCGAAAACGGAATCAGCGTCTCTGCCTCAGGAACCCCAGGCTCCGAGGGTCAGAGCAACATGCAAGGCAGCTACAG ATTCACCCTCCCCGACGGAACCATCGCCGAAGTGAGATACGTCGCCGACGAGTTCGGATTCCGCGCTGAGTCCCCCCtcatccctaccccccaccccctccccgcccacgccaTCGAGCAGATCCGATTTGCCGAGGAACAGCGCGCCCGCGGTATCACCTTCTAA
- the LOC119593758 gene encoding cuticle protein AM1199-like yields the protein MQFLVAAAVLAMVAAAPQNGNQLDYQARPYYRPLATLRNHRQDLGDGNFNYEFLTENGIHVRAQGTPGYRGQSNINGFYSYPLTDGSYAEVRYVADELGYRADSRLIPSRRYRLDRHLLPFRLAEAQRRLQGTRTAF from the exons ATGCAGTTC CTCGTTGCCGCCGCCGTTCTGGCCATGGTTGCTGCCGCCCCTCAGAACGGCAACCAACTCGACTACCAGGCTCGACCCTACTACCGCCCCCTCGCCACCCTGAGGAACCATCGCCAGGACCTCGGCGACGGGAACTTCAACTACGAATTTTTGACTGAGAATGGGATCCATGTCCGGGCGCAAGGGACTCCAGGTTATCGGGGGCAGAGCAACATTAATGGGTTCTATAG TTATCCTCTAACCGACGGTTCGTACGCTGAAGTTCGCTACGTCGCCGATGAGCTTGGCTACCGCGCCGATTCGCGTCTGATTCCGTCGCGTCGCTACCGCCTCGACCggcacctcctccccttccgcttGGCCGAGGCTCAGCGCCGCCTCCAGGGAACCCGCACTGCGTTTTAG